TGGACGGTCTGGAGCTGCTGCGGGAGGCGCGGCGGCTGCGTCCGGAGCTGGCGGTGGTGGTGATGACGGCGCACGCGACGGTGCGCACGGCGGTGACGGCGCTGAAGGAGGGGGCGTCGGATTATCTTGAGAAGCCTTTTGACAAGGAGGAACTGCTGCTGGTGATGTCGCGGACGGGGGAGCGCGCGGAGCTGATGCGCCAGAACCGGCAGTTGCGGGAGCTGGTGACGGAGTCGGTGTCGCTGGGGAACATCATCGGGCAGAGCGGGGCGATGCGGGGGGTGTTTGACCGGACGCGGCGGGCGGTGCAGGTGAGCAGCACGGTGCTGATTCTGGGGGAGTCGGGGACGGGCAAGGAGCTGATCGCGCGGCACATCCATTTTTCGGGGCCGCGCCGGAACAAGCCGTTTATTGTGGTGAACTGCGCGGCGATACCGGACACGCTGGTGGAGTCGGAGCTGTTCGGGCATGAGAAGGGGGCGTTCACGGGCGCGGAGGCGAGCCGTCCGGGGAAGTTTGAGTTGGCGCACGGGGGGACGCTGTTTCTGGACGAGATCGGGGACATGCGGCTGGAGAGCCAGGCGAAGCTGCTGCGGGTGCTCCAGGACGGGGTGATCGAGCGGGTGGGTTCGGCGAAGCCGCGGCAGGTGGACGTGCGGGTGATTGTGGCGACGAACCGGAACCTGCGCCAGCGTGTGGAGGAGGGGGAGTTCCGGACGGACCTGTATTACCGGCTGGAGGTGCTGTCCATCGCGCTGCCGCCGCTGCGTGAGCGGATGCAGGACCTGCCGCTGCTGGTGGCGCATTTCCGGGAGAAGCTGGGGAAGAAGCTGGGTGTGGAGCCGCCGCAGGTGGGGCCGGATGTTTTGGAGGCGTTCCGGCGGTACCGTTGGCCGGGGAATGTGCGGGAACTGGAGCACACGCTGGAGCAGGCGTTTATTCTGGCGCGGGGTCCGAAGCTGACGCCGGAGGACCTGCCGGAGAAGTTGCGGGCGCCGGAGCCGCAGACGGGGGATTTCACGCTGCCGCCGGGCGGTCTGGTGCTGGAGGACCTGGAGGGGGATTTGATCCGGCAGGCGCTGGAGCGGTCGGGGGGGCGGATCAAGGACGCGGCGGAGCTGCTGGGGCTGACGTACAAGACGCTCCAGTACCGGCTGAAGAAGCATGAGATAGGCCGGAACGACCCGAAGGGGGAGTGAATTACGAATTACGAATTACGAATTACGAATTGCGAGTTGCGGGTTGCGGGTTGCGGGTTGCGGGTAGCGTGTTAAGAAGTGGGCGGGGTGGACTGTGGTTTGGATGAACAGGAGTGATTGAAATGACAGGTTTTCGGACGGTTCCCGGGTGGCGGTTTATTGTGTTTCCGGGGGTGGCGATTTTGCTGGGCTGGGGCCTGCGGGGCTTCATTGGCGGGGGGCCGTATGGGGCGATGATTCCGGGGGCCATGATGGCGCTGTGCCTGAGCCTGCTGCTGGGGCACGGGCCGCGTTTTGCGGCGGTGCTGGCGGCTTTTGCGGCGGCGGGGATCGGGTTTGGGGGCGAGGTGACTTATGGCCAGACCATCGGTTTTCTGCGTGAGGCGGACACGCGCGGGTGGGGGCTGCTGGGTTTGGCGCTGAAGGGCGGGGTCTGGGGGCTGCTCGGGGGCGCGGCGCTTGGCGCGGGGCTGGACCAGCGGCGGTATGCGCGGAAGGACCTGGCCATGGCGTTCATCGTGGGGATGGCGGCCTTTTACATCGGCTGGCAGTTGATCAACGCGCCGAAGCTGATTTATTTCTCGGACCGGCTTGACAGTCCGCGGGAGGAGTCCTGGGCGGGGCTGCTTTTCGCGGCGCTGGGGATGCTGGGCTGGCTTTGGGCGAAGCGCGACCGGACGCGGTCGTTCATGCCGGGGCATTTCGCGCTGTGGGGCCTGGCCGGGGGCTGGCTGGGCTTCGGCGGGGGCGCGTTGTGGATGGCCTACGGCCCCATGCTGCCGGTGCCGCAGCGGTGGTTCGGCTGGTGGAAGATGATGGAGTTCAGTTTTGGGCTCCTGCTCGGGGTGTTTTGGGGTGGGTGCGCCCTGCGCCACCGCCGCGCGCTGGAGGCGGAGGCGGCGGAAACGCGGGGGGAGGGGAACGCGCTGGAGCGGAGTGTGTGGGTGGAGGCGGCCCTTGCGGCGGGGCTGCTGGTGGCGGTGTACGGCGTGGTGACGTGGCTTTACGGCGCGCTGGAGACGGCGGCGGGGGCGCATCCGAACCAGCATGACGGGCTGTTGGAGCTGGCGCGGATGGCGGACAATTTTGTGGTGGTGGGCGGGCTGCTGGCGGTGCTGGCGCTGTACCGGCCGGCGCTGGCGTGGCAAATCGCGGTGACGGCCACATTCTGCCATGTGATGATTGATTTTGTGGACGACCTGCCGACGGAGAACAGCCTGTCCCTGCCGGTGCCGCCCCTGGCGGCGCTGCTGGCGCTGTCCATGGCCGCGATGATCGCGGGGGTTGCGGCGCTCTCGCGGCGGGGTTCCACGGTGCGGCCCATGTTCCTGCTGCTGACGTGGGCCTGCATGGCGGTGGCGCTGCCGAAGCCGTTTGTGAATCCGGCGTATCTGAGCCCGGACCCGGCGGCGCTGGCGCGGGCCGGGGGGTGGCTGGGGCTGGTGGTGGAGAAGATGCCGGGGCAATTGGTGGTCCATGCCATTTTTCTGGTGTCCGCCGTGGCGGTGACGGCGCTGTCAAAGGACAATGGACAATGGACAATGGATAATGGATAATGGATAATGGGAAGAGGGGGAGGGGGTGGGGGTGGACGGGGAGCGGGGAGGAACACTAACCGGAGGGAACGCAGGGGGCGGGGGGGGGGTGGCGTCTCTTAATTTTTATTTTCTACGTTTTATTTTTTTTTTGTTTTTTTTTTTTGGGCTGTGGGGGGGGGGGGGGGGGGGTGGACGGGGAGCAGGGAGGAAAAATAACCGCAAGGAACGCAGGGAGCGCAAAGAAGGAAAAGAGTAGAGGAAAGAAGAAAAGGAAGGGAGAGGAGGAAAAAGAAGAGAAGGAGGGAAGAAGGGGAAGAAGGGTGAAGAGGAAGGGAGAAGGGAAGAAGGGGGAAATGGGAAGGGGGAGAGACAAACGGGTCGGCCCGTGCGCCGGGGGGTTATTGGGGCGGGGCGTTTTTGTTGAAGATTCCCAGCCAGGAGCGGAGGCGGTAGCGGAGGATGAGGCTGATCATTTCGAGTCCGAGGAAAAAGGCCCGTATTTTGCTGCCGGTGACGGAGGATTCGCCGACGCGGCGCCGGTAGTTCACGGGAATCTCGACGAAGGGGAAGCCGTGGAGGATGACGAGGAGCATGAGCTGGGGGCCGAATGCGGAGCCGCCGATGGTGAAGTGGGGGCGGATGGTCTCGTAGACGTCGCGGCGGAGCAGGCGCATGGAGCAGCCGACGTCGCTGAGGAAGGTGGTGTTGAAGAGGAACTCCATGAGTTTGCCGACGGCGTAGTTGCCCCATTTGAGGAAGACGCCCATGTTGGCGCCCTCCCAGACAAACTCGCGGGCGGTGCGGGTGCCGAAGACGACGGGCACGTCGTCGCTGAAGGCGAGGAGCTTGATGACATCGTGGCCGGAGAAGGTGCCGTCGGGCTCGGCGATGATGAGGAGTTCCCCCTCC
This genomic window from Candidatus Hydrogenedentota bacterium contains:
- a CDS encoding sigma-54-dependent Fis family transcriptional regulator, yielding MSYRVLVTEDDLVQREIISDILSGADFSVRACGSGAEALALLGEEDADILLTDMRMPGMDGLELLREARRLRPELAVVVMTAHATVRTAVTALKEGASDYLEKPFDKEELLLVMSRTGERAELMRQNRQLRELVTESVSLGNIIGQSGAMRGVFDRTRRAVQVSSTVLILGESGTGKELIARHIHFSGPRRNKPFIVVNCAAIPDTLVESELFGHEKGAFTGAEASRPGKFELAHGGTLFLDEIGDMRLESQAKLLRVLQDGVIERVGSAKPRQVDVRVIVATNRNLRQRVEEGEFRTDLYYRLEVLSIALPPLRERMQDLPLLVAHFREKLGKKLGVEPPQVGPDVLEAFRRYRWPGNVRELEHTLEQAFILARGPKLTPEDLPEKLRAPEPQTGDFTLPPGGLVLEDLEGDLIRQALERSGGRIKDAAELLGLTYKTLQYRLKKHEIGRNDPKGE
- a CDS encoding glycosyltransferase family 2 protein; this translates as MWQEKKVSVIFPTYNEKDSIRAAIKDFFDSGWVDEIVVVNNNAAPGTDDEVAGTGARLVHEPRQGYGHAIWRGLDEAEGELLIIAEPDGTFSGHDVIKLLAFSDDVPVVFGTRTAREFVWEGANMGVFLKWGNYAVGKLMEFLFNTTFLSDVGCSMRLLRRDVYETIRPHFTIGGSAFGPQLMLLVILHGFPFVEIPVNYRRRVGESSVTGSKIRAFFLGLEMISLILRYRLRSWLGIFNKNAPPQ